In the genome of Candidatus Ornithobacterium hominis, the window TTAAGGAAACGTTTTCAAATTCTATTTTTTGAATAATATCAATACTTCTTTTTGATACATTATTAGAGTATGATTGTTTGTAATAACTAGATATTCGCTTCATTGAAACAAATGATTTTGTGAACTCACCATAGCCATTTACTATCGTAAAAGCAGGATTAAATAACTTTGCTAAGTATTGTATGAATGCGACTAACGTTCCTACTGTCATAGAACCTTCAAAAACTTGTTTACCTCCAAATATCAATGCAAAAATAGGAATTAGAGCAATAGAAAAAGTAGTAACATTATTATTCAATGAGTTTATTAATGTATTGTTTACATGTGATTTAACTAATAACTTATGTTTTTCTTTTAATTTGTTACTCTCATAGTTAATAGTTCCATAACTTTTTATCAATCTAAAATTTCTCAACCTCTCAACTAAAAAATCACTTAAATCACCTTCTCCATTTTGAAGTTTTCTAAATGTTATCTTTAAACGAGGAGTAAAAAACTTTATTGATAAAAATGTAAATGGTAATAAAGTTAAACTGATAATGGTTAATTTTAAGTTAAGTGTTAGTAGTAATATAATTACCCCAATAAAGATTAAAAAATTTTTAGTTAGAGTAATTAGTAAAGACGAAACTGCGTGTTGAATATTATTAACATCATTAGTAAGTATATATAATAACTCTCCAATTTTAGTGTTTTTAAAAAACGAAGTATCTTTATCTAATAAATTTACAAAAACATCTGCCCTTATGTCAGAAGAAATTTTCTTACTGATATTTGTAGAAAGTGTATCACCAATTATTGATGAAATCGTTTGCAAGATATAAACCGTTAAGAGTATAAGTAAAATTAAAATCAAATCCTTGAAATTTCCTCTTGGAAAAATATCATCAATTATAATCTTTAGAATATACGGAGTAGCTAAAGTACCTAGGCTAGAAATAAACATAAACAAAAGGAGGCATACCTCACTCAAAACATAAGGCTTTAAATAACCGAAAAATAAATTGATAGTATCTCTTTCTGATTTCATAATTGATGATATTTAATTTGATATTAAAGAATGTTTTTTTTCTGTTTCTTCTCTTCTAATTTCTTTTTCATTGCTGTGTGCATATGAGAGAATTTTCCCTTACCATAAGCTGTGAAAAAAACGGGAATTTTACTAATGCCATCTAGTTTACAATGCTTTTCAATATCACTATCTTTAAACGCACCTGTAACCCAGGTATCCAATGAAATAGAAGTAGCAACTAATTGTGAAGTCTGAGAAAAATGCCCAGCCTCAAGAAACACAACCTTGTAATTTCTAGAAGTTTTATATTTCCAAGCTAAGACTTCCAGATTGGCTACATAAAATATCCCAAAGGAACAATCATTTCCAAAAAATTGTCCAGCCAAGCATTCCCTTAGATTTTGATAATTGAAGTGATTACTAACTTTACATATTGAATGAGTATTAGGTTCATACCAGTAGATACCATTTTCAATTCCTTCAACATTAAAAATTGCTATATATGGCTCAATGATTTGAAGGCAACCACCAGATGGACTACTTCTTCTTTTAAATGGTAAATAATCTTCTTCTTCACCATGAATATAGCCGAAAGTGTAATATAGTAAATTACTTAATTTATTTAATTCTGTTTTATTTTTTTCAAACTCTCTAATTGTTTTTCTTTTTTTTAGAGTATCATAAAGCTCCACTTCTATTTTATTAGGATTTGGTAACTTATGGACAGTGTCAAAGTCTTCTATGCTTCCTCTTTCAGGAAATTCTTTTTTCTGTACCCTTTCACAAATTTCTAGATAAGTACTAGCCCATTCTTCTTCTGTAGATTCCGACATACTAACAGAAGTGTCTTTGGTAATATTGTGAAAAATATGAGCGTAATAATTAAGGTAAGGAGTTTCTTTGTTATTCTTTAGTGTAAGAATATCAGTCTTTATAAAATCTTCTACAATACGTTCGAAATCAGTATTTTCAATTGATGATTTAGAATAATCAACAAGAGTTTTTAGATATTCTTTTCTGACAGAATACTCTTCTTTAGTTTTAAAGTTGTATATTAGCGGTTCATTATTTTTAAAGTATATAAAAAAGTTGTGTGAAATATTCATTTTATTTTTTTTAAAGGAAAAAAGAGGCTGAAGTTTACAACCTCTTTTTTCAGGTTATTGATTTATTTTAGCTCTAAATTAATTTGAGACTATTGCTTCTTGATTTGATAATGTTATAAGCAGATAACATTGATATCGAAGAAGTCAAGGTCTTTATCAACTTGCACTTGTTCCATTTTGATAGAATTTTGAGGTTATAAGTCTTGTTCTTTTGAGTCCTTGGACTATTTACGGACTATGGTACTTCTTAACTTGATAATGTTATAAGCAGATAACATTGATATCGAAGAAGTCAAGGTCTTTATCAACTTGTACTTGTTCCATTTTGATAGAATTTTGAGGTTATAAGTCTTGTTCTTTTGAGTCCTTGGACTATTTACGGACTATGGTACTTCTTAACTTGATAATGTTATAAGCAGATAACATTGATATCGAAGAAGTCAAGGTCTTTATCAACTTGTACTTGTTCCATTTTGATAGAATTTTGAGGTTATAAGTCTTGTTCTTTTGAGTCCTTGGACTATTTACGGACTATGGTACTTCTTAACTTGATAATGTTATAAGCAGATAACATTGATATCGAAGAAGTCAAGGTCTTTATCAACTTGCACTTGTTCCATTTTGATAGAATTTTGAGGTTATAAGTCTTGTTCTTTTGAGTCCTTGGACTATTTACGGACTGTTTTATAAGAAATTAATCTAGTCTTTTTACTTCATCTTTGTTTCCAAGTTCTTTTTCTTTCACTCTAATCTTATCATTACCAAAATTATAACTTAATCCAAGAGTGAAATATCTATTATCATTATAAGTATTATAAACTTGTTTTATGCCGTTAGTGTAAGTGGTAAAATCAGGAGAGGAGGTCTTAAATACATCATTAAGTCTAGCTGTTAGTTGTAACTTTTTATCCATAAATTTCATTCTTAGACCTAAATCTAGCTTCCAAGCAGGTGATGTTTCAAAGAGAAACTCATGCCCTCTTGACTGTGCTGTAAAAGATGACTCTAAAAGAAATGTCTTATCCTGATTTAGAGAAAAAACTTGATTACTATATAGTTGTAACTTCCATCCATTAAAAATTCTATTAGTTCCTACATCAATACTTGTTTTAGTATTCTGATAAAATCCTGAAATAATATTTGTAGTATTCCACCAGCTAAATGGATTGTACAAAATTGTCTGT includes:
- a CDS encoding SagB/ThcOx family dehydrogenase, which translates into the protein MNISHNFFIYFKNNEPLIYNFKTKEEYSVRKEYLKTLVDYSKSSIENTDFERIVEDFIKTDILTLKNNKETPYLNYYAHIFHNITKDTSVSMSESTEEEWASTYLEICERVQKKEFPERGSIEDFDTVHKLPNPNKIEVELYDTLKKRKTIREFEKNKTELNKLSNLLYYTFGYIHGEEEDYLPFKRRSSPSGGCLQIIEPYIAIFNVEGIENGIYWYEPNTHSICKVSNHFNYQNLRECLAGQFFGNDCSFGIFYVANLEVLAWKYKTSRNYKVVFLEAGHFSQTSQLVATSISLDTWVTGAFKDSDIEKHCKLDGISKIPVFFTAYGKGKFSHMHTAMKKKLEEKKQKKNIL
- a CDS encoding ABC transporter ATP-binding protein, which translates into the protein MKSERDTINLFFGYLKPYVLSEVCLLLFMFISSLGTLATPYILKIIIDDIFPRGNFKDLILILLILLTVYILQTISSIIGDTLSTNISKKISSDIRADVFVNLLDKDTSFFKNTKIGELLYILTNDVNNIQHAVSSLLITLTKNFLIFIGVIILLLTLNLKLTIISLTLLPFTFLSIKFFTPRLKITFRKLQNGEGDLSDFLVERLRNFRLIKSYGTINYESNKLKEKHKLLVKSHVNNTLINSLNNNVTTFSIALIPIFALIFGGKQVFEGSMTVGTLVAFIQYLAKLFNPAFTIVNGYGEFTKSFVSMKRISSYYKQSYSNNVSKRSIDIIQKIEFENVSLRYGDNLILDNISCKFETGNTYVINGFSGSGKSSLINLVCDFIHPTSGEIKVNDIKINEIENLSDHYSLIEKENQLFHDTIAYNINYGVNKDNNDIRKIIEHVQLDSVINDLSDGLDSTISTSGSFLSDGQKQRISIARAINKSSSLFIFDESTSSLDSQLEFDIINKIRMLNPSSIIIIISHRIETFKLADVVINVENGKLV